A single genomic interval of Amycolatopsis albispora harbors:
- a CDS encoding ferredoxin codes for MTYSIEIDRNVCNGYGNCVVAAPEVFEVDPKTYIARVQPGRPVELDEADVEEAAADCPVRAIRLRRS; via the coding sequence ATGACCTACTCGATCGAAATCGACCGGAACGTCTGCAACGGGTACGGCAACTGCGTGGTGGCCGCGCCCGAGGTGTTCGAAGTCGATCCGAAGACCTACATCGCGCGTGTCCAGCCGGGCCGTCCGGTCGAGCTGGACGAGGCGGACGTGGAGGAGGCGGCGGCCGACTGCCCGGTGCGGGCGATCCGGCTCCGGCGATCCTGA
- a CDS encoding MFS transporter, whose product MTLVADGFDAVTMSMVVPTLSREWQLPAAAFTAPLVATNIGVVVGLVIANWFCQRLPRRTVICLATAVFTLGTLATVLAEDITVLTVIRALTGLGFGVVFPAATSLAADVVPPRRRETASVVVPLGLSFGSTVAGLVGSRLLALLGWTSVFWLAGLFGLVLIAVLWWRLPEVARTIPVPAAASGPRETKPSSVRGLFSRGLGVTTTTMWVFSILVFATMYTLESWLPTFMLDYGFTPEQAPLGSAVKGFGGLIGGVVLVVGTMLFGAGRMIVAFLGLAAVCLAVAGALPVGTTVLLALVGGMGAGLIGGCVAQVGVAAQVYNGDRRTTGIGWNMGIGRLGSIAGPAACGVLLAAGHGPRTLFLLMAGLIVVGLAMASVFVRRAGTTPDATSTGAAPAGISG is encoded by the coding sequence GTGACCCTGGTCGCCGACGGGTTCGACGCCGTCACCATGAGCATGGTGGTGCCCACGCTCAGCCGGGAGTGGCAGCTGCCGGCGGCGGCGTTCACCGCCCCGCTCGTGGCCACCAACATCGGCGTGGTCGTCGGCCTGGTCATCGCCAACTGGTTCTGCCAGCGGCTCCCCCGCCGCACGGTGATCTGCCTGGCGACCGCGGTGTTCACGCTGGGTACCCTGGCCACCGTGCTGGCCGAGGACATCACGGTGCTGACCGTGATCCGGGCGCTGACCGGGCTCGGTTTCGGCGTGGTGTTCCCGGCGGCCACGTCGCTGGCGGCGGACGTGGTACCGCCGCGGCGGCGCGAGACGGCGAGCGTGGTGGTCCCGCTCGGGCTGAGCTTCGGCAGCACGGTGGCCGGGCTCGTCGGCAGCCGGTTGCTGGCCCTGCTGGGCTGGACCTCGGTGTTCTGGCTCGCCGGGCTGTTCGGGCTCGTGCTGATCGCCGTGCTGTGGTGGCGCCTGCCCGAGGTCGCCAGGACCATCCCCGTCCCGGCGGCGGCGTCCGGCCCACGCGAAACCAAGCCATCGTCGGTGCGCGGCCTGTTCTCCCGCGGGCTCGGCGTGACCACCACGACGATGTGGGTGTTCTCGATCCTGGTTTTCGCCACCATGTACACGCTCGAATCCTGGCTGCCGACCTTCATGCTGGACTACGGGTTCACGCCGGAGCAGGCCCCGCTGGGCAGCGCGGTCAAGGGGTTCGGCGGGCTCATCGGCGGTGTGGTGCTGGTGGTGGGCACGATGTTGTTCGGTGCGGGCCGGATGATCGTCGCCTTTCTCGGCCTGGCTGCGGTGTGCCTCGCGGTCGCCGGCGCGCTCCCGGTCGGGACGACCGTCCTGCTGGCCCTCGTCGGCGGCATGGGCGCCGGGCTGATCGGTGGCTGCGTCGCGCAGGTCGGGGTCGCCGCGCAGGTGTACAACGGCGACCGGCGCACCACCGGGATCGGCTGGAACATGGGGATCGGCAGGCTCGGCTCGATCGCGGGTCCCGCCGCCTGCGGCGTGCTGCTCGCCGCCGGGCACGGCCCGCGCACGCTGTTCCTGCTGATGGCGGGCCTGATCGTGGTCGGTCTCGCGATGGCGTCGGTTTTTGTCCGCCGGGCGGGCACCACACCGGATGCCACGAGCACCGGCGCCGCCCCGGCCGGGATCTCCGGCTGA
- a CDS encoding ParB/RepB/Spo0J family partition protein, translating into MLRPSDSPRLDGENREHAKVLAESEAMQVPVLVHRATMRVIDGMHRVHAASLRGDETILARFFDGTAADAFVLGVKANITHGLPLSLADRRAAAMRIIASHPQWSDRMIATTTGLAAKTVSMIRRCAGGDGPALSVRIGRDGRARPVNCADGRLRASVLLREQPTASLRRIATEAGISLSTVRDVRERLIRGEHPVPPRQRRKALSESDDRPGRAQPEVAAAARKLCAEKGEGQESLLLRLKQDPSLRFSETGRTLIRLLSLHAVGEQERKQLLDAVPQHCRNIVAELAHACAESWQEFASWLDEQDASVNH; encoded by the coding sequence GTGCTGAGACCCTCCGATTCACCGCGGCTGGACGGGGAGAACCGGGAACACGCCAAGGTGCTCGCCGAGAGCGAGGCCATGCAGGTGCCGGTGCTGGTCCACCGGGCGACCATGCGCGTCATCGACGGGATGCACCGGGTGCACGCCGCTTCGCTCCGCGGTGACGAGACGATCCTGGCGCGGTTCTTCGACGGCACGGCGGCCGACGCGTTCGTGCTCGGCGTCAAGGCGAACATCACCCACGGCCTGCCCTTGTCGCTGGCCGACCGGCGGGCCGCGGCCATGCGGATCATCGCCTCGCACCCGCAGTGGTCGGACCGGATGATCGCCACCACCACCGGGCTGGCGGCAAAAACGGTGAGCATGATCCGCCGGTGCGCCGGTGGTGACGGCCCGGCGTTGAGCGTGCGCATCGGGCGCGACGGCCGGGCGCGGCCGGTCAACTGCGCCGACGGCAGGCTGCGAGCCAGCGTGCTGCTGCGCGAGCAGCCCACCGCTTCGCTGCGCCGGATCGCGACGGAGGCGGGGATTTCGCTGTCGACCGTGCGCGACGTCCGGGAACGGCTGATCCGCGGTGAGCACCCGGTGCCGCCGAGGCAGCGGCGGAAGGCGCTGTCCGAGTCCGATGACCGGCCGGGCCGGGCGCAGCCCGAAGTGGCCGCCGCGGCCAGGAAGCTGTGTGCCGAAAAGGGTGAGGGGCAGGAGTCGCTGCTGCTGCGACTGAAACAGGATCCGTCGCTGCGCTTCTCGGAAACCGGCCGCACCTTGATCCGGTTGCTCAGCCTGCACGCCGTCGGCGAGCAGGAACGGAAGCAGCTGCTCGACGCGGTGCCCCAGCACTGCCGGAACATCGTCGCGGAACTGGCCCACGCCTGCGCCGAATCCTGGCAGGAGTTCGCCTCCTGGCTTGACGAGCAGGACGCCTCGGTGAATCACTGA
- a CDS encoding SRPBCC family protein, translating into MTTTSTETSVRREIEVGVPAERAFAVFTGKFDRIKPREHNLLAVPIAETVFETHVGGSVYDRGEDGSVCRWARVLVFEPPHRFVISWDIDPQWRLETDPARCSEVEVRFIAEGPDRTRVELEHRHLDRHGAGWERGRDSVGSEGGWPLYLQRFADVASNA; encoded by the coding sequence ATGACCACCACGTCCACCGAGACGTCCGTGCGGCGCGAGATCGAGGTCGGGGTCCCGGCCGAGCGCGCCTTCGCGGTGTTCACCGGGAAGTTCGACCGGATCAAGCCCCGCGAGCACAACCTGCTGGCGGTGCCGATCGCCGAGACGGTGTTCGAAACCCACGTCGGCGGCTCGGTTTACGACCGCGGCGAGGACGGGTCGGTGTGCCGCTGGGCGCGGGTGCTGGTTTTTGAGCCACCGCACCGGTTTGTCATCAGCTGGGACATCGATCCCCAGTGGCGGCTCGAAACCGATCCCGCGCGGTGCAGCGAAGTCGAGGTGCGCTTCATCGCCGAGGGACCGGACCGCACCCGGGTCGAGCTTGAGCACCGGCACCTGGACCGCCACGGCGCGGGCTGGGAACGCGGGCGCGACAGCGTCGGCTCCGAAGGTGGCTGGCCGCTTTACCTGCAGCGCTTCGCCGACGTGGCTTCGAACGCGTAA
- a CDS encoding ArsR/SmtB family transcription factor has protein sequence MTTYVDEAWTALGDPTRRQLLRRLAERPRSVTELAADLPISRPAVSQHLRVLKQARLVLDRPEGTRRIYEVDPRGLAKLREELDGFWGKALENFKQLAEEEQP, from the coding sequence GTGACCACTTACGTAGACGAGGCGTGGACCGCGCTCGGCGATCCGACCCGGCGCCAGCTCCTGCGACGCCTCGCCGAACGACCCCGTTCGGTCACCGAACTGGCCGCCGACCTGCCCATCAGCAGGCCGGCGGTGTCGCAGCACCTGCGGGTGCTCAAGCAGGCGCGCCTGGTGCTGGACCGCCCGGAAGGCACGCGGCGCATCTACGAGGTCGACCCGCGGGGCCTGGCGAAGCTGCGCGAGGAGCTGGACGGGTTCTGGGGCAAGGCACTGGAGAACTTCAAGCAACTGGCAGAAGAGGAGCAGCCATGA
- a CDS encoding TetR/AcrR family transcriptional regulator, producing the protein MTTSRATRRAETTQESRRLLVTAAAELFTERGYRQTTFEDIATRSGLSRGSIPWHFGNKEGLLAAVVEHVVAQLRTQTDARSLDDALRALVTFTGSPSTQLFVTLIAEAMEPGSPLRKWYADLHGALRDQVRSWIEGAELADGVRAEELSVLLLGAVMGIHQQWRIAPDSVDLDRTYQTFGVLLRSAGLD; encoded by the coding sequence GTGACGACTTCACGGGCGACCAGGCGAGCGGAAACCACCCAGGAGAGCCGCCGGCTGCTGGTCACGGCGGCCGCCGAGCTGTTCACCGAACGCGGTTACCGGCAGACGACCTTCGAGGACATCGCCACCAGGTCCGGGCTGAGCCGGGGCTCGATCCCGTGGCACTTCGGCAACAAGGAAGGCCTGCTGGCCGCGGTGGTCGAACACGTCGTCGCGCAGCTGCGCACCCAGACGGACGCGCGCTCCCTCGACGACGCGCTGCGGGCTCTCGTCACGTTCACCGGCAGTCCGTCGACCCAGCTCTTCGTCACCCTGATCGCCGAAGCCATGGAGCCGGGCTCGCCGCTGCGCAAGTGGTACGCCGACCTGCACGGAGCACTGCGCGACCAGGTGCGCTCGTGGATCGAAGGGGCCGAACTCGCCGACGGCGTGCGCGCGGAGGAACTGAGCGTGCTGCTTCTCGGCGCGGTCATGGGCATCCACCAGCAGTGGCGCATCGCCCCGGATTCCGTTGACCTCGACCGGACTTACCAGACCTTCGGCGTGCTGCTGCGCTCGGCGGGCCTTGACTGA
- a CDS encoding fumarylacetoacetate hydrolase family protein: protein MKWVTYRSELGDRVGVVENGSIHALARGAELAELVGRGADGLREAGERALRSPDEVVPLAGATLRAPIPRPPAIRDCLCFLDHMRNCQEVMGTGRTLNDAWYEIPAFYFACPSTALGPHEPVPMAPGSRWWDFELEIAAVLGTGGRDLTPDEAERAIVGYTIYNDWSARDLQLRESPLAIGQAKGKDSATTLGPYLVTADELEPYRRDGRLALEVEATVNGERVGGGRTDAMDWTFGEVISYASRGVDLLPGEVFGSGTVPSCCLIEHFSPGDPASFRGWLQPGDVVSLRVDGLGETRQTVVATPDPHPIPARHNPDAVPRRKRVNPARSPRVPYTKGLHEIGPDVWAWLLPDGGYGWSNAGLVAGAGASLLVDTLFDLRLTGEMLAAMKPVTDRHPLTHAVLTHANGDHTHGSQLLGDTVRVVAAADTAHQMHTEIAPDMLAAVRVADLGPVLTPFLRERFGPFDFDGIRLRLPDVTFDRELTLDVGGREVRVLNLGPAHTSADSVVHIPDAGVLFAGDLLFVGCTPIVWDGPIANWIAACDTMLALDVPTIVPGHGPVTDAEGVREVRGYLTHVVEQADAAHAKGLTFREAAEVVDLAEYAEWLDAERIVVNLYRRYRELEPGMTALAQPELLALMAEWEAAR from the coding sequence ATGAAGTGGGTCACCTACCGCTCTGAGCTGGGCGATCGTGTGGGCGTGGTGGAGAACGGCAGCATTCACGCGCTGGCACGCGGCGCCGAGCTGGCCGAACTCGTCGGCCGTGGCGCCGACGGCCTGCGTGAGGCGGGCGAGCGGGCGCTGCGGTCACCGGACGAGGTGGTGCCACTGGCCGGAGCGACGCTGCGCGCGCCGATCCCGCGGCCGCCGGCGATCCGGGACTGCCTGTGCTTTCTCGACCACATGCGGAACTGCCAGGAGGTGATGGGCACCGGCCGCACGCTGAACGACGCCTGGTACGAGATCCCGGCGTTCTACTTCGCCTGCCCGTCGACGGCGCTCGGCCCGCACGAGCCGGTGCCGATGGCGCCGGGCAGCCGCTGGTGGGACTTCGAGCTGGAGATCGCCGCCGTGCTCGGCACCGGGGGCCGCGACCTGACGCCGGACGAGGCGGAGCGGGCGATCGTCGGCTACACGATCTACAACGACTGGTCGGCCCGTGACCTCCAACTGCGCGAGTCGCCGCTGGCCATCGGGCAGGCCAAGGGCAAAGACAGCGCCACCACACTCGGGCCGTACCTGGTGACCGCCGACGAACTGGAGCCGTACCGGCGCGACGGCAGGCTCGCGCTCGAGGTCGAGGCCACGGTCAACGGTGAGCGGGTCGGCGGCGGCCGCACCGATGCGATGGACTGGACCTTCGGTGAGGTGATCTCGTACGCGTCGCGCGGGGTCGACCTGCTGCCGGGCGAGGTGTTCGGCTCCGGCACGGTGCCGTCCTGCTGCCTGATCGAGCACTTCTCACCCGGCGACCCGGCTTCGTTCCGCGGCTGGCTGCAACCGGGCGACGTGGTGTCGCTGCGGGTGGACGGGCTGGGGGAGACGCGGCAGACCGTCGTCGCCACGCCCGATCCGCACCCGATCCCCGCGCGGCACAATCCCGACGCCGTGCCGCGCCGCAAGCGGGTGAACCCGGCGCGGTCGCCGAGGGTGCCTTACACCAAGGGCCTGCACGAGATCGGCCCGGACGTGTGGGCGTGGCTGCTGCCCGACGGGGGTTACGGCTGGAGCAACGCGGGCCTGGTCGCGGGCGCGGGCGCGTCACTGCTCGTGGACACGCTCTTCGACCTGCGTCTGACCGGCGAGATGCTGGCGGCGATGAAACCGGTGACCGACCGGCATCCGCTGACCCACGCGGTGCTCACCCACGCCAACGGCGACCACACCCACGGCAGCCAGCTGCTCGGCGACACCGTGCGCGTGGTCGCCGCAGCGGACACCGCCCACCAGATGCACACCGAGATCGCGCCGGACATGCTGGCCGCGGTGCGGGTGGCCGACCTCGGGCCGGTGCTCACCCCGTTCCTGCGTGAGCGCTTCGGCCCGTTCGACTTCGACGGGATCCGGCTGCGCCTGCCGGACGTCACCTTCGACCGGGAACTCACCCTCGACGTCGGCGGGCGCGAGGTGCGCGTGCTGAACCTGGGGCCCGCGCACACCAGCGCGGATTCGGTCGTGCACATTCCGGACGCCGGGGTGTTGTTCGCCGGGGACCTGCTGTTCGTCGGCTGCACGCCGATCGTGTGGGACGGGCCGATCGCGAACTGGATCGCCGCGTGCGACACCATGCTCGCGCTGGACGTCCCGACGATCGTGCCCGGCCACGGGCCGGTCACCGACGCCGAGGGCGTTCGCGAGGTGCGCGGTTACCTCACCCACGTCGTGGAGCAGGCCGACGCCGCGCACGCGAAGGGCCTGACCTTCCGCGAGGCGGCCGAGGTCGTCGATCTGGCCGAGTACGCCGAGTGGCTCGACGCCGAGCGGATCGTGGTCAACCTCTACCGGCGCTACCGCGAACTCGAACCCGGCATGACCGCGCTGGCCCAGCCCGAACTCCTCGCCCTGATGGCCGAATGGGAGGCCGCGCGATGA
- a CDS encoding DUF2867 domain-containing protein, giving the protein MTRLGTSAYTGLPWRIHEFTGDFQVEDTWAFRTPGAGPGDFPVMLAAMRERGGLANQPAPVRFLFAVRWKLGAIFGWDKPSAGVGARVASLRDRLPADLRDAPRGPDSEQLPLTPVYELGTEAARELANKTVHTVMHLGWAPRPDGDHELRMTVLVKPNGLFGRPPSHRSATWSSTRP; this is encoded by the coding sequence ATGACCCGGCTCGGCACCTCCGCCTACACCGGCCTGCCGTGGCGCATCCACGAGTTCACCGGCGACTTCCAGGTCGAGGACACCTGGGCGTTCCGCACGCCGGGCGCCGGTCCGGGCGACTTCCCGGTGATGCTGGCCGCGATGCGGGAGCGTGGCGGGCTCGCGAACCAGCCCGCGCCGGTCCGGTTCCTGTTCGCGGTGCGCTGGAAACTCGGTGCCATCTTCGGCTGGGACAAGCCGTCGGCCGGGGTCGGTGCGCGGGTCGCGTCGCTGCGCGACCGCCTGCCCGCCGACCTCCGCGACGCCCCGCGCGGCCCGGACAGCGAGCAGCTGCCGCTGACCCCGGTGTACGAGCTCGGCACGGAAGCCGCCCGCGAACTGGCGAACAAGACGGTGCACACGGTGATGCACCTCGGCTGGGCACCCCGGCCCGACGGCGACCACGAACTGCGGATGACCGTGCTCGTCAAGCCGAACGGCCTCTTCGGCAGGCCGCCATCGCACCGTTCCGCCACCTGGTCGTCTACCCGGCCCTGA
- a CDS encoding TetR/AcrR family transcriptional regulator: protein MPAKPAKERLIDAAFALFEERGYDATTVEDITERAGVGRTTFFRTFRSKEDVIFPDHDVLLGAIDARLRGSTHQTALVAVTEAAGLVLRHYLAEGEQALARYRLTRSVPALRDREIAGTQQYKRLFREFLHNWLGGGEDTALRAELMAAAVVTAHNHVLRRWLRGLTEHPDAEFDTAMAEVLALFTAEPRDAENGSVVVFQTTKDLSRVLPELRRLLGEPRS, encoded by the coding sequence ATGCCCGCGAAACCGGCGAAGGAACGGCTGATCGACGCCGCGTTCGCGTTGTTCGAGGAACGCGGTTACGACGCCACCACGGTCGAGGACATCACCGAGCGCGCCGGGGTCGGGCGCACCACGTTCTTCCGCACCTTCCGGTCCAAAGAGGACGTGATCTTCCCCGACCACGACGTGCTGCTCGGCGCGATCGACGCCCGGCTGCGGGGATCGACGCACCAGACCGCGCTGGTCGCGGTCACCGAAGCGGCCGGGCTGGTGCTGCGCCACTACCTGGCCGAAGGCGAGCAGGCACTGGCGCGTTACCGGCTGACGCGCAGCGTGCCCGCGCTGCGGGACCGGGAGATCGCCGGAACCCAGCAGTACAAGCGGCTTTTCCGCGAGTTCCTGCACAACTGGCTGGGCGGCGGCGAGGACACCGCACTGCGCGCCGAACTGATGGCCGCCGCCGTAGTCACCGCGCACAACCACGTCCTGCGCCGCTGGCTCCGCGGCCTCACCGAACACCCCGACGCCGAATTCGACACCGCGATGGCCGAGGTGCTCGCCCTGTTCACCGCGGAACCACGTGACGCCGAGAATGGCAGCGTCGTCGTTTTCCAGACCACAAAGGACCTCAGCCGCGTCCTGCCCGAGTTGCGCCGCCTACTCGGCGAACCCCGAAGCTGA
- a CDS encoding 3-hydroxybutyryl-CoA dehydrogenase codes for MGAGIAEVCARAGLDVVAVESSAAAAEAGRRRLEASLARAERKGKVASAAEVLDRIRITESLDDLADRTLVIEAIVEDEQVKAELFGQLDKIVTAPDAVLASNTSSIPIMKLGTVTSRPAQVLGIHFFNPVPVLPLVELVPSLLTAESTVDRARAFAQEVLGKQAIRCQDRAGFVVNALLIPFILAAVRMLESGFASREDIDEGLVRGAAHPQGPLALADLIGLDTTKAVAESLYEEFKEPLYAPPPLLARMVDAGLLGRKSGRGFYTYS; via the coding sequence ATGGGGGCCGGGATCGCGGAGGTGTGTGCCCGCGCGGGACTGGACGTGGTCGCGGTCGAGTCGAGCGCGGCCGCCGCTGAAGCGGGCCGCCGTCGGCTCGAGGCGTCGCTGGCCCGTGCCGAGCGGAAGGGGAAGGTCGCTTCCGCCGCCGAGGTGCTGGACCGGATCCGGATCACCGAGAGCCTGGACGACCTGGCCGACCGCACTTTGGTGATCGAGGCGATCGTGGAGGACGAGCAGGTCAAGGCCGAGCTGTTCGGCCAGCTCGACAAGATCGTCACCGCACCGGACGCGGTACTGGCCTCCAACACGTCGTCCATCCCGATCATGAAGCTGGGCACGGTGACCAGCAGGCCCGCCCAGGTGCTCGGCATCCACTTCTTCAACCCGGTGCCCGTGCTGCCGCTGGTCGAGCTGGTGCCGAGCCTGCTCACCGCGGAATCCACTGTGGACCGTGCGCGTGCGTTCGCCCAGGAAGTCCTTGGCAAGCAGGCGATCCGATGCCAGGACCGGGCCGGGTTTGTGGTCAACGCGCTGCTGATCCCGTTCATCCTCGCCGCGGTACGCATGCTCGAATCGGGGTTCGCCAGCCGCGAGGACATCGACGAGGGCCTGGTGCGCGGCGCCGCGCATCCGCAGGGCCCGCTCGCGCTGGCCGACCTGATCGGTCTCGACACCACGAAGGCCGTCGCGGAGTCGCTGTACGAGGAGTTCAAGGAGCCGCTGTACGCGCCGCCGCCGCTGCTGGCCAGGATGGTCGACGCCGGCTTGCTGGGGCGCAAGAGCGGCCGCGGCTTCTACACCTATTCCTGA
- a CDS encoding FAD-binding and (Fe-S)-binding domain-containing protein has translation MERATSPGVLDLLRAATGDPARVRTRLTDRLSYAHDASHFALTPRAVVVAGSAEEVGRLFAAAGAAGVPLAFRGGGTSLSGQGGTAGVLLDTRRHFRDIEVLDDGARVRVGPGATVRQVNTRLARFGRKLGPDPASEFACTIGGVVANNSSGMACGTWANSYATLDSLQLVLPSGTVVDTGAPDADDRLRATEPDLYAGLSRLRDQVRGEPSLRRRVEQQFSMKNTMGYGLNSLLDHTRPADILAHLTVGSEGTLAFIASVVLRTVPLHGHARTGLLVFDDLAAATGALPSLVATSPATIELLDATSLRVGQRDAKATAALRGLAVDRHAALLIEYQAGTAGEADELAAAAGATLGSLPTTVPAALSADAATRAGHWHVRKGLYAMVAGARPEGTTALLEDIVVPVPELLPTCDALTGLFTKHGYHDSVIFGHAKDGNIHFMLTERLGDGAPLDRFAAFTDDMADLVLGRGGSLKAEHGTGRMMAPFVRRQYGDELYEVMREIKRLCDPRGLLNPGVLIDDDPAAHLRDLKTAPPVDEEVDRCVECGFCEPVCPSRDLTTTPRQRIVLRRERERARLAGDTATLEALDAEYEYDAIQTCAVDGMCQTACPVTINTGDLMKRLRAEHAGRVAATGWAAAARHWDVTTRVAATALTTAAGLPEPLVERANGLARKASSAVPRWSPDLPRGGKRREDLTDRPADAVLFASCTETMFGSTGPGAAHAFRTLCDRAGVRLATPDGVAALCCGTPWKSKGMTRGYQEMTRRVLPALWTATDGGRIPVVGDASSCTEGLRTMLAEAPDRFAAIQVLDAVDFVRTSVLPHLTITAPATAVALHPTCSATRLGLTGALQELAAAVATTVTVPDEWGCCGFAGDRGLLHPELTASATARQADELAAKGPFDAYVSCNRTCELGMTRATGHTYEHVLELVERATREPQE, from the coding sequence GTGGAACGAGCGACGAGCCCCGGCGTGCTGGATCTCCTGCGCGCGGCGACCGGTGATCCCGCGCGGGTGCGCACCCGGCTCACCGACCGCCTGTCCTACGCCCACGACGCCTCGCACTTCGCGCTGACGCCTCGTGCGGTGGTCGTGGCGGGCAGCGCGGAAGAGGTCGGACGGCTGTTCGCCGCCGCCGGGGCGGCCGGGGTTCCGCTCGCTTTCCGCGGCGGCGGCACCAGCCTGTCCGGGCAGGGCGGCACGGCGGGCGTGCTCCTCGACACCCGCCGCCACTTCCGGGACATCGAGGTGCTCGACGACGGCGCCCGGGTCCGGGTCGGGCCCGGCGCGACGGTGCGGCAGGTGAACACCCGGCTCGCGCGGTTCGGCCGCAAGCTCGGGCCGGACCCGGCCAGCGAGTTCGCCTGCACCATCGGCGGGGTGGTGGCCAACAACTCCAGCGGAATGGCCTGCGGCACCTGGGCCAACAGCTACGCCACCCTCGATTCCCTCCAGCTCGTGCTGCCGTCGGGCACGGTGGTGGACACCGGCGCACCCGACGCCGACGACCGGCTGCGGGCCACCGAACCGGACCTGTACGCCGGTCTTTCCCGGCTGCGAGACCAGGTACGCGGTGAACCGAGCCTGCGCAGGCGCGTCGAGCAGCAGTTCTCGATGAAGAACACGATGGGCTACGGGCTCAACTCCCTGCTCGACCACACCCGGCCCGCGGACATCCTCGCCCACCTGACCGTGGGCAGTGAGGGAACGCTCGCGTTCATCGCCTCCGTGGTCCTGCGCACGGTGCCGCTGCACGGTCACGCCCGCACCGGGCTGCTCGTCTTCGACGACCTCGCCGCGGCGACCGGGGCCCTGCCGTCCCTGGTCGCCACCAGCCCGGCGACCATCGAACTGCTCGACGCGACCTCGCTGCGCGTCGGGCAGCGCGACGCCAAGGCCACCGCGGCCCTGCGTGGCCTGGCGGTCGATCGGCACGCGGCCCTGCTGATCGAATACCAGGCGGGCACGGCAGGCGAAGCCGACGAGCTGGCCGCCGCCGCGGGCGCCACGCTCGGGTCGCTGCCCACCACCGTTCCGGCGGCGCTGTCCGCGGACGCGGCCACCCGCGCCGGGCACTGGCACGTCCGCAAAGGTCTCTACGCCATGGTCGCCGGGGCCCGGCCCGAAGGCACGACCGCGCTGCTCGAGGACATCGTCGTCCCGGTGCCCGAACTCCTGCCCACCTGCGACGCGCTCACCGGGCTGTTCACCAAGCACGGCTACCACGACAGCGTGATCTTCGGCCACGCCAAGGACGGCAACATCCACTTCATGCTCACCGAGCGCCTCGGCGACGGCGCGCCGCTGGACCGGTTCGCCGCGTTCACCGACGACATGGCCGACCTCGTGCTCGGCCGCGGCGGCTCGCTCAAGGCCGAGCACGGCACCGGGCGCATGATGGCACCCTTCGTGCGCCGCCAGTACGGCGACGAACTGTACGAGGTGATGCGCGAGATCAAGCGGCTGTGCGATCCACGCGGGCTGCTCAACCCCGGCGTGCTCATCGACGACGACCCGGCCGCCCACCTCCGCGACCTCAAGACCGCGCCGCCGGTGGACGAGGAGGTCGACCGCTGCGTGGAATGCGGTTTCTGCGAACCGGTCTGCCCGAGCCGTGACCTCACCACCACGCCACGGCAGCGGATCGTGCTGCGGCGCGAACGCGAACGCGCACGCCTGGCCGGTGACACGGCCACCCTCGAAGCACTGGACGCCGAATACGAGTACGACGCGATCCAGACCTGCGCGGTCGACGGGATGTGCCAGACCGCGTGCCCGGTCACGATCAACACCGGTGACCTGATGAAGCGGCTGCGCGCCGAGCACGCCGGCCGGGTCGCGGCGACGGGATGGGCCGCCGCGGCACGGCATTGGGACGTCACGACCCGCGTCGCCGCGACCGCGCTCACCACCGCCGCCGGACTACCCGAACCACTCGTCGAGCGCGCGAACGGCTTGGCCCGCAAGGCAAGCAGCGCCGTCCCGCGGTGGTCGCCCGACCTGCCGCGTGGCGGAAAGCGGCGCGAGGACCTCACCGATCGGCCCGCTGACGCGGTGTTGTTCGCGTCCTGCACCGAAACCATGTTCGGCAGCACCGGCCCCGGCGCCGCACACGCCTTCCGGACGCTGTGCGACCGCGCGGGCGTCAGGCTGGCCACTCCGGACGGCGTGGCCGCCCTGTGCTGCGGCACCCCCTGGAAGTCGAAGGGCATGACCCGCGGCTACCAGGAGATGACGCGGCGCGTGCTGCCCGCGTTGTGGACGGCCACCGACGGCGGGCGGATCCCGGTGGTCGGCGACGCGTCCTCGTGCACCGAAGGACTGCGGACCATGCTCGCCGAAGCACCAGACCGCTTCGCCGCGATCCAGGTGCTCGACGCCGTGGACTTCGTGCGCACCAGCGTCCTGCCGCACCTCACGATCACCGCGCCCGCCACGGCCGTGGCCCTGCACCCGACGTGCTCGGCGACCCGCCTGGGCCTGACCGGCGCGCTCCAGGAACTGGCGGCCGCGGTCGCCACCACCGTCACCGTGCCCGACGAATGGGGATGCTGCGGCTTCGCCGGCGACCGCGGCCTGCTGCACCCCGAACTCACCGCGTCGGCCACCGCACGGCAAGCGGATGAACTCGCCGCCAAAGGCCCCTTCGACGCCTACGTCTCCTGCAACCGCACCTGCGAACTCGGCATGACCCGGGCCACCGGGCACACCTACGAGCACGTCCTCGAACTCGTCGAACGCGCCACCCGGGAACCTCAGGAATAG